TAGCGAAAGGTGTACTTTGTTTCCCGAGAAGCTCGGGTGTCAAAAAGAGATAGTAATCATCGAAGATATTGATCACGGGCTCAGACGGAAAGAGACTATACTTGTTGTTGTATCCAGCGTACTGTGTCTTGAATTTCAGCGTCGGTAGCTCCATGTCCGACAGTGTACGTCTTGTAGGTAACGTCAACGCCGACGTCACGGAGCCGATTACTGGCACGCTCTGTTCGCTCTTCTGGGATCACCACATCAAGCTCGCCAGCGGCAAGAAACATTGAGACACTGCGGGCATTAGCTAATTTTGAGACAGACTGATGGACATCTGGAAGATATGAATTAAGAGCAACAACCCAGTTAACTCTGTCTGGGGCTTCGATGGCAGTGCCGATTGCAAGTGTTCCGCCTTGGCTAAATCCAAACAACCCGATCTTGCTGGAGTCGATTGGATACTTGGAAGAGATATAGTCGATGAATTTTGCAAGTCGGTAACTACTGGTGCGGAAGCTATCCGTATCAGGCTGACTGTTATGCAGGCCACCTTGGTCGACGGAAAGATTGTACCATGCATATCCATCTTCGAAGTCAATTGGACCTCTGACGCTGAAGATATGCATGTAGTCTGGAAGTTGTTTTGCGATTGGTAGGAGGTCGGTTTCATCTGCTCCCCGGCCGTGTAAAAAGATCACCGCGGGGGCTGATCCATTTACAGAAGAGGAGGGCGAGCGGCTGCGATAAGCAAGTGGGACCTCTGAAGACATTGAAAACATCAAAAAAGAGAACGGGAACAAACAAGTATATTCCGGGATGTAATACTGTCCGGTGAATTATACCATCGTCCGGC
This portion of the Salinarchaeum sp. IM2453 genome encodes:
- a CDS encoding alpha/beta hydrolase; the protein is MSSEVPLAYRSRSPSSSVNGSAPAVIFLHGRGADETDLLPIAKQLPDYMHIFSVRGPIDFEDGYAWYNLSVDQGGLHNSQPDTDSFRTSSYRLAKFIDYISSKYPIDSSKIGLFGFSQGGTLAIGTAIEAPDRVNWVVALNSYLPDVHQSVSKLANARSVSMFLAAGELDVVIPEERTERASNRLRDVGVDVTYKTYTVGHGATDAEIQDTVRWIQQQV